The following proteins are co-located in the Hemicordylus capensis ecotype Gifberg chromosome 11, rHemCap1.1.pri, whole genome shotgun sequence genome:
- the PGK1 gene encoding phosphoglycerate kinase 1 produces MSLSTKLTLDKVDVKGKRVVMRVDFNVPMKNNQITNNQRIKAAVPTIKHCLDHGAKSVVLMSHLGRPDGVPMPDKFSLQPVVAELKTLLGRDVLFLKDCVGPEVEKACADPAAGSVILLENLRFHVEEEGKGKDASGNKIKADSAKVDVFRASLSKLGDVYINDAFGTAHRAHSSMVGVNLPQKAAGFLMKKELDYFAKALEHPERPFLAILGGAKVQDKIQLINNLLDKVNEMIIGGGMAFTFLKVLNNMEIGNSLFDEEGSKIVKELMAKAEKNSVRITLPVDFITADKFDENAKTGEATVASGIPAGWMGLDCGPESTKKFVEAVGRAKLIVWNGPVGVFEWEKFAKGTKAVMDKVVEVTSKGTVTIIGGGDTATCCAKWNTEDKVSHVSTGGGASLELLEGKVLPGVAALSNV; encoded by the exons ggTTGATTTTAACGTCCCAATGAAAAACAACCAAATAACCAACAACCAAAG AATCAAGGCAGCTGTCCCGACCATCAAGCATTGCCTGGACCACGGAGCCAAGTCCGTGGTGCTGATGAGTCACCTGGGCCGACCTGATGGAGTCCCAATGCCTGACAAATTCTCCTTGCAGCCGGTGGTAGCTGAACTCAAAACACTGCTAGGCAG GGATGTCCTTTTCCTGAAAGACTGCGTGGGCCCGGAGGTGGAGAAGGCTTGTGCTGATCCTGCAGCAGGCTCAGTCATTCTTCTGGAAAATCTGCGGTTCCATGtagaagaggaaggaaaagggaaggatgCCTCAGGGAACAAG ATCAAGGCTGATTCTGCAAAGGTGGATGTTTTCAGAGCATCTCTTTCTAAACTAGGAGATGTCTATATCAATGATGCTTTTGGAACTGCGCACAGAGCTCACAG TTCCATGGTAGGTGTCAATCTTCCTCAGAAAGCTGCTGGTTTTCTGATGAAGAAAGAACTGGATTATTTTGCTAAAGCCCTAGAGCATCCAGAGCGTCCTTTCCTGGCAATCCTTGGTGG AGCTAAAGTTCAAGATAAGATTCAGCTGATCAATAACTTGCTGGATAAAGTCAATGAGATGATTATTGGGGGCGGAATGGCGTTCACCTTCCTGAAAGTGCTCAATAACATGGAG ATTGGCAATTCCCTGTTTGATGAAGAAGGGTCGAAAATCGTCAAGGAGCTGATGGCGAAGGCAGAGAAGAACAGTGTGCGGATTACTTTGCCTGTAGACTTCATCACGGCCGACAAGTTTGATGAGAATGCAAAGACGGGCGAAGCCACTGTGGCTTCTGGGATCCCTGCTGGATGGATG GGCTTGGATTGTGGTCCTGAAAGCACGAAGAAGTTTGTCGAAGCTGTGGGCAGGGCCAAGCTAATTGTGTGGAACGGTCCAGTGGGTGTGTTTGAGTGGGAGAAGTTTGCCAAAGGAACCAAGGCCGTGATGGATAAAGTGGTGGAAGTTACCAGCAAGGGCACCGTCACTATCATCG GTGGCGGAGACACTGCTACATGCTGTGCTAAGTGGAACACGGAGGATAAAGTTAGCCATGTGAGCACTGGAGGTGGTGCCAGCCTGGAGCTTCTTGAAG GTAAAGTCCTTCCAGGTGTCGCTGCTCTGAGCAATGTGTAA